In the Acropora muricata isolate sample 2 chromosome 10, ASM3666990v1, whole genome shotgun sequence genome, one interval contains:
- the LOC136888375 gene encoding zinc finger CCCH-type antiviral protein 1-like, which yields MADDILVERLFNYVCGTGGFVKLSVLLKQSSPLGCRKSEEEAKVWLKNQRKFGLVKDWGGNITGVRVDFRKKLCLQYVSKGSCKKKEGFCKHWHICKKFIEGKCSAHDNCRLSHDFHEGSNREMLEELCLEKYTNGSLRKIIAWSLPQVCQSYLKGQCNSHKCSYIHVCYKEIQGLYCDCSLSHSLFDDRHNLAVLNLYGIVPTNVAFVRCSVLYLGEVPYPVYQDNSSHKASFLEGKAAISTTSTIGAEVQTQNRKTSIMIAAKENPAKESSSGYPITQRSETKERVPCYPDKWQVFQTLCREYDCSASFKEIAKRPDLFPHGISSAESWFRRTRGNFLIKESDTETGEILRIDVFSADARLCVSWIENQTCHEQHCQLFHVCKSYISDTCNLGALCPMNHSFHNSRDRALLFRLRLDFLNDEQLRKLVLLSSPQVCKDYNNSVCMNSNSCGKIHICCGYLRNCCRWVGECGLDHESTFNSKQTQDILQHLQMSNISTKNTLKLIVDDKHCLTGKDKTQCFIHVDNPDASICQGFLIGICKLGKRCLEHHCSLPYHWQYKVPNVNVWNNFGDKDNTTLERLYCDVKNARMPFKPVETLDFSSAESLVASLVKGYTITIDLDDMLIFLTPLKSQGTIISQLRRLSTVGDSVDPCGNMPTSRSWYWEENVKVWRTYDKDCSGRGLQNLIEQAYLDYLKHGKVRGEFKFETAEHKYKLFFSSTGMYQVNLKTGTKRRIRRRPGKIISNEDIEDLKWMYGDSAYREEVHRRIRAEKKYIPSHWCPMPPNVKYHRACVGPSSVEFKDLEKLFRRTMNYYVVIQNIQRVQNLFMMEKYSRKKENMAATAARSHQTINERRLFHGTTPDAVEAICKHNFDWRLHGKNATAFGEGSYFARDASYSHVFAKEGASGSRYMFVAKVLVGSYTKGHPSYRRPPQKIPSDPGSDLYDSCVNNLSNPSVFVVFDTDQLYPEYIITYSTGSQFYSAESDHYTLPQGRTTAKGGILKQPSSQTRAPTKASNPAVTLHSTPPASKAKVQSGTIATSRREIVNPNSQLLASTTASWPVLTPQSTPSTSKAQVIPGANSTPLRGILKPSRPQTVASTKASRPVVSLQSTPSGSQAQVLNRTSTTPKREMLKPSCSQTQTSIKTSRPMVTLQSTPSTSKAQVLPGASSTPRRGILKPSSPQTLAAAKTGWPVVTVQSTHGSHHAIHAKPNPSSSETSSVQSQNASFVARRNSNPFSTANSSYSSNFSGPCVELPVSQVGHPSATSTAKERRQPSSFGSFSDHSTPTSIRTYPTASMASSQEDPSVLERFLSAIERTSNTTSKQATSMNLHQSSCDSPRQKRSEKCLIM from the exons ATGGCGGATGATATTTTAGTAGAGAGACTCTTCAATTATGTTTGCGGCACTGGAGGTTTTGTCAAATTAAGTGTTCTTCTAAAACAGTCCTCGCCATTGGGATGCAGAAAATCGGAGGAAGAAGCTAAAGTCTGGTTGAAAAATCAGCGGAAATTCGGGTTGGTGAAAGATTGGGGTGGCAACATCACTGGCGTTCGAGTCGATTTCagaaagaagctttgcctgcaatATGTTTCAAAAGGATCATGCAAGAAAAAGGAAGGTTTTTGCAAACACTGGCATATCTGCAAAAAGTTCATTGAAGGCAAGTGCTCTGCTCACGATAACTGTAGACTGTCGCACGACTTCCACGAAGGCTCAAACAGAGAGATGTTAGAGGAGCTTTGTCTGGAGAAGTATACCAACGGATCTCTTAGGAAAATCATCGCCTGGAGCCTACCACAGGTGTGTCAGTCCTATTTAAAAGGTCAATGCAACTCGCACAAGTGTTCCTACATTCATGTTTGTTACAAAGAAATCCAAGGGTTGTACTGTGATTGCTCTTTGTCTCACAGCCTTTTTGATGATAGGCACAACTTGGCTGTGCTCAATCTGTACGGGATAGTACCAACAAATGTAGCCTTTGTGCGTTGTAGTGTTTTATATCTGGGGGAAGTTCCTTATCCTGTTTACCAAGACAACTCAAGCCATAAAGCCAGTTTCCTTGAAGGAAAGGCAGCCATTTCTACAACATCAACCATAGGTGCAGAGGTCCAAACGCAAAATAGGAAAACATCAATAATGATCGCTGCGAAAGAGAATCCAGCAAAGGAAAGTTCAAGTGGCTACCCAATAACACAAAGATCAGAGACAAAAGAAAGGGTCCCTTGCTATCCAGATAAGTGGCAAGTTTTCCAGACCCTTTGCAGAGAATATGACTGCTCAGCATCTTTCAAAGAGATTGCCAAACGACCAGACTTGTTCCCCCATGGGATAAGTAGCGCTGAATCATGGTTCCGAAGAACCAGAGGGAATTTTCTCATCAAGGAAAGTGACACAGAGACTGGAGAGATTTTGAGAATAGACGTCTTTTCTGCTGATGCACGTCTTTGTGTGAGTTGGATTGAGAACCAAACATGCCACGAACAACACTGTCAGTTATTCCATGTGTGCAAAAGTTATATCTCAGACACTTGCAACCTTGGAGCATTGTGCCCAATGAACCACAGCTTCCACAACAGTAGAGACCGAGCTTTGCTATTTAGACTGAGGCTTGATTTTTTAAATGATGAGCAGTTGCGCAAGCTTGTGTTGTTGTCATCTCCTCAGGTTTGCAAAGATTACAATAATAGCGTCTGCATGAACAGCAACTCTTGTGGGAAGATTCACATCTGCTGTGGTTATTTGAGAAACTGCTGCAGATGGGTAGGGGAATGTGGCCTCGATCATGAAAGTACCTTCAATTCAAAGCAAACCCAAGACATTTTGCAGCACCTTCAAATGAGTAACATCAGCACAAAGAACACTTTGAAGCTTATTGTTGATGACAAACACTGTTTGACAGGCAAAGATAAAACACAAt GTTTTATCCATGTGGACAACCCTGATGCATCAATCTGCCAAGGGTTTCTTATTGGTATCTGTAAGCTTGGCAAGAGATGCTTGGAACATCATTGCTCTTTGCCTTATCATTGGCAATACAAAGTTCCAAATGTTAATGTATGGAACAATTTTGGTGACAAGGACAACACAACACTGGAAAGGCTCTACTGTGACGTAAAGAATGCACGGATGCCATTTAAACCTGTTGAGACCCTTGACTTTTCTTCGGCTGAAag CTTAGTTGCCTCACTTGTCAAAGGGTATACGATCACTATTGACTTGGACGATATGCTGATTTTCCTGACACCACTGAAATCTCAAGGTACTATCATAAGCCAATTGAGACGCCTGTCCACGGTCGGTGACTCTGTTGACCCATGCGGCAACATGCCAACAAGTAGGAGTTGGTACTGGGAGGAAAACGTGAAAGTCTGGCGCACATACGACAAAGACTGTTCG GGAAGAGGTCTCCAAAATTTGATAGAACAAGCCTATCTGGACTATTTGAAACATGGAAAAGTTAGAGGAGAGTTCAAATTTGAAACAGCAGAGCACAAGTACAAGTTGTTCTTTAGTTCAACTGGAATGTATCAGGTCAATTTAAAAACTGGTACCAAGAGACGAATAAGGAGACGCCCAGGCAAAATCATATCCAATGAAGACATAGAGGATTTGAAGTG GATGTACGGAGACTCAGCCTACCGTGAAGAAGTGCACAGACGAATTCGAGCGGAAAAGAAGTATATTCCCAGCCATTGGTGTCCAATGCCACCCAACGTGAAATATCATCGTGCTTGCGTGGGCCCGTCCTCAGTGGAATTTAAAGATTTGGAAAAGCTGTTTAGAAGGACTATGAACTACTACGTGGTGATTCAAAACATCCAGCGCGTCCAGAATCTCTTTATGATGGAAAAATACTCCAG gaaaaaggaaaacatggcAGCAACTGCAGCACGTAGCCATCAAACTATCAACGAGAGGAGATTGTTCCACGGTACCACGCCAGATGCTGTGGAGGCCATCTGCAAACACAACTTTGACTGGCGTTTACATGGAAAGAACGCGACAGCATTTGGCGAAGGGAGTTATTTTGCAAGGGATGCTTCTTACAGTCACGTCTTTGCTAAGGAAGGCGCCTCTGGGTCTCGCTATATGTTTGTAGCCAAAGTCCTAGTTGGCTCATACACTAAGGGTCACCCAAGTTATCGGAGACCACCACAGAAGATTCCTTCAGATCCTGGAAGCGATCTTTACGATTCATGCGTGAATAATCTATCAAATCCGTCGGTTTTCGTTGTGTTTGACACCGATCAACTTTACCCTGAGTACATCATCACTTATTCCACAGGTTCTCAATTTTATTCTGCCGAAAGCGACCACTATACCCTACCTCAAGGAAGAACAACCGCCAAAGGAGGAATATTAAAGCAACCAAGCTCTCAAACACGGGCTCCGACTAAAGCAAGCAATCCTGCTGTAACACTGCACTCAACTCCTCCAGCATCAAAAGCAAAGGTCCAATCCGGGACAATTGCAACTTCAAGACGGGAAATCGTAAATCCAAACTCCCAATTACTGGCTTCGACAACAGCAAGTTGGCCTGTGCTAACTCCGCAATCAACTCCTTCAACATCAAAAGCACAGGTGATACCTGGAGCAAATTCAACCCCGCTGCGCGGAATATTAAAGCCTTCAAGACCTCAAACAGTGGCCTCAACAAAAGCAAGTAGGCCAGTGGTATCTCTGCAATCAACTCCTTCAGGATCACAAGCACAGGTCTTAAATCGAACAAGTACAACCCCGAAACGGGAAATGTTAAAGCCTTCATGCTCTCAAACGCAGACCTCAATAAAAACAAGTAGGCCTATGGTAACTCTGCAATCAACTCCTTCAACATCAAAAGCACAGGTGTTACCTGGAGCAAGTTCAACCCCGAGGCGGGGAATATTAAAGCCTTCAAGCCCTCAAACACTGGCCGCAGCAAAAACAGGTTGGCCAGTAGTAACTGTGCAATCAACTCACGGAAGTCATCACGCAATCCATGCAAAACCAAACCCTTCAAGCTCCGAAACAAGTTCAGTACAATCACAAAATGCAAGCTTTGTGGCTAGACGGAACTCTAATCCCTTTAGCACAGCAAATTCTTCTTATTCAAGCAATTTTTCAGGTCCTTGTGTCGAGTTACCGGTTTCGCAAGTTGGACACCCCTCAGCGACGAGTACTGCCAAAGAACGAAGGCAACCAAGCTCTTTTGGCTCATTTTCTGATCACAGCACTCCTACCTCAATAAGAACATATCCCACGGCTTCCATGGCATCCAGTCAAGAAGACCCATCGGTGCTTGAAAGGTTTCTTTCAGCAATTGAGAGAACTTCTAATACCACATCCAAGCAAGCGACGTCAATGAACCTTCATCAGTCTTCTTGTGACTCCCCCAGACAGAAGAGGAGTGAGAAGTGCTTGATTATGTGA
- the LOC136888378 gene encoding uncharacterized protein: MDDSKQDRLRTFSLRKLLKVVKGTLADFIRDIQRFVVALFSIISTLTSFLAACVTAMYNVYEGATGFIFYIVTWFRELVHFDYKGSLMWAIGLPRECYRQCKEESRKYIWLPIASSLKTRMNRVSQATHATLHETVIYARGFRELGRRLFLLASDYAPGGKITVTIFLVSVTFVLFFKILTIAEVLVQIAQVVFNISSFLLHPLWLTLQDILSLFHPLTQVIDVLLRAILHGVVSSFTVIGTFIWLNVVSISSGLYRCWHRFANSTIVKFVWTRVWRILKSTSYFLSEKFVFVVLPFISKTSYHLAALSFDISSVAYENFFVVNVTVDDKFEYFTLAGLGSCILVLWAMLVAFWFRNTFSGTFFSEIDDKEYAITRTVQTTAPHKRTTQKKETSTRICQGGKSINKKDNPLAEDDTNVHIRYSPQVPICSDHIFGNCNHGNKCDNHHCPLPYHWQYRPSLDGWKSFTAQDNCRIEELFCDPSKDIVNASEIEAVFESYRRERGAISLSKSPAKVDFENMRIERNYKRADLRRLSTESYVRQKEEKRPSLLTHWVWYRKEESGEWVEYGGKGESGPIQEDLESAFLRRDGNFTVVRDGKEFRLQFFMNPMCEKSFRPYSRKHVRRRPQFKSPEEIQLLTRSTTKTKRSWFKIFWWG, encoded by the exons ATGGATGACTCTAAACAAGATCGATTAAGAACATTCTCGCTTAGGAAGTTACTGAAGGTCGTCAAAGGCACCCTCGCGGATTTCATAAGAGATATTCAACGTTTCGTTGTTGCCTTGTTTTCGATAATTTCAACACTGACAAGTTTCTTGGCAGCTTGTGTTACAGCAATGTACAATGTTTACGAAGGAGCAACCGGGTTTATCTTTTACATTGTTACCTGGTTTCGCGAGCTTGTTCATTTTGACTACAAAGGGAGTTTAATGTGGGCTATCGGTTTACCACGAGAGTGTTACAGACAATGCAAGGAAGAAAGCAGAAAATACATTTGGCTTCCAATAGCATCTTCGTTAAAAACACGAATGAACCGAGTTTCGCAAGCCACCCACGCGACGTTACACGAGACTGTGATCTATGCCAGAGGATTCCGTGAACTCGGCCGAAGATTATTTCTTCTTGCCAGTGATTACGCACCGGGGGGAAAAATAACCGTGACAATCTTTCTTGTGTCTGTTACTTTTGTGCTCTTCTTCAAGATTTTGACTATTGCTGAGGTATTGGTTCAAATCGCTCAAGTTGTTTTCAATATCTCGTCGTTCCTTTTACATCCGCTATGGTTGACCCTCCAAGACATCCTTTCTCTGTTTCATCCCCTGACACAAGTAATTGACGTCCTCTTACGAGCCATACTTCATGGTGTTGTCTCTAGCTTCACGGTAATTGGAACTTTCATCTGGTTAAACGTGGTCTCTATATCGTCAGGTCTGTATCGATGTTGGCACCGCTTCGCTAACTCTACAATTGTCAAATTTGTGTGGACAAGAGTGTGGAGAATTCTGAAAAGCACGTCCTACTTTTTGTCGGAAAAGTTTGTTTTCGTAGTCCTTCCTTTTATCTCAAAAACATCATACCATCTCGCTGCACTATCCTTCGATATTTCCTCCGTGGCTTACGAAAACTTTTTCGTGGTAAATGTCACAGTAGATGATAAATTTGAATATTTCACCCTCGCTGGGCTTGGAAGCTGTATCCTTGTACTTTGGGCGATGCTTGTTGCTTTTTGGTTTCGAAATACGTTTTCTGGGACTTTTTTCTCAGAAATCGATGATAAGGAATATGCTATAACGAGAACAGTACAGACAACCGCACCTCACAAGAGGACAactcaaaaaaaggaaactagTACTCGCATTTGTCAAGGAGGAAAGAGCATAAACAAAAAGGACAACCCTCTGGCGGAGGACGATACCAATG tCCACATTCGTTACAGTCCACAAGTTCCCATCTGCAGTGACCATATTTTTGGCAATTGTAACCATGGAAACAAATGTGACAATCACCACTGTCCCCTACCCTATCACTGGCAATATCGACCATCCCTAGACGGATGGAAAAGTTTTACTGCACAAGACAATTGCAGGATCGAAGAATTATTCTGCGACCCAAGTAAAGACATTGTAAACGCATCGGAGATAGAAGCTGTATTCGAGTCGTACCGTAGAGAAAG AGGTGCTATCTCTCTCAGTAAAAGTCCAGCTAAGGTTGACTTTGAAAACATGAGGATAGAAAGAAACTATAAACGCGCAGATCTAAGACGACTGTCCACCGAATCCTACGTCAGacaaaaggaagagaaaaggCCCAGCTTACTAACTCATTGGGTCTGGTACAGGAAAGAAGAAAGTGGAGAATGGGTGGAGTATGGAGGAAAG GGTGAATCTGGCCCTATCCAAGAAGACCTGGAATCTGCTTTTCTCAGACGAGACGGAAATTTTACTGTCGTAAGAGACGGTAAAGAATTTCGCCTTCAGTTCTTCATGAACCCGATGTGTGAAAAGTCCTTTAGGCCTTACTCCAGGAAACACGTCAGGCGAAGGCCACAGTTTAAATCTCCAGAAGAAATACAGCTCCTGACAAGAAGCACAACTAAAACGAAAAGGTCGTGGTTTAAAATATTTTGGTGGGGTTAA
- the LOC136888376 gene encoding protein mono-ADP-ribosyltransferase TIPARP-like, whose translation MGNFLIKESNTKTEEISRIDAFSIDARLCLSWVENQTCHEQNCPRFHVCKSYISDSCSLGASCPMNHCFRNDRDRALLSRLRLDFLSEEQLRKLMLLSSPQVCKDYNNGVCVRGDSCGKIHICCGFLRNCCRGVWECGLEHEGTFNTKQTQDVLQHLRMNNINPTNTLRVIFDDKHCLTSKDKTKCFVHVDKPDAPICLSFLVGTCKLGKRCSNHHCSLPYHWQYKVPNVQVWNSFSDKDNVTLERLYCDVNNARMDYKPVKILDFSLAGSSVVSLAQGYTITIDFDDMVIFLTPINSQGTRIVSELRRLSTVDGSVSPCSEKSINWTWYWEENGIVWRAYDKDFSERDLQKLMEQAYLDYLKQGPERESIRYFRFAIAERKYDLFFSRTGMYQFSLKSGTKRRVRRRPGKVISNEDMEDLKWWYGDSSFQEEVLRLLRAEKKYFPSHWSSMPPNSEYYRANVDRSSEEFRDLEKLFGISMNHYTVRIENIDRVQNLFMMEKYCRKKESMAAIAARSQQTVDERRLFHGTVPDAVEAICKHNFDWRLHERNTSVFGEGSYFARDASNSHTFAKEDASGFRHVFVAKVLVGSYTKGHSSYRRPPPKIPYDLRSDLYDSCVDNQSNPSVFVVFDTDQVYPEYIITYSTISRSDSADSHHYSLPQRSVTPQLTSPKTDDLVVPLQSDPSSSHGQVLHQASTSLTREIVQTLSSQTLASTNGPTSTHSTTTTASSQEEPSLPNSPSATGSTSNSTSVLSTLRNQLSRRFPSLEQRNDDRCLIS comes from the exons ATGGGAAATTTTCTCATCAAGGAAAGCAACACAAAGACGGAAGAAATCTCGCGAATTGACGCCTTTTCTATCGATGCACGCCTTTGCTTGAGCTGGGTGGAGAACCAAACATGCCATGAACAAAACTGTCCACGCTTCCATGTGTGCAAAAGCTACATCTCAGACTCTTGCAGCCTTGGAGCATCATGTCCAATGAACCACTGCTTCCGGAATGATAGAGACCGAGCTTTGCTATCCAGATTAAGGCTTGATTTTTTGAGTGAGGAGCAGCTGCGCAAGCTGATGCTGTTGTCGTCTCCTCAGGTTTGCAAAGATTACAATAATGGCGTCTGCGTGAGAGGCGACTCTTGTGGGAAGATTCATATTTGCTGCGGTTTTTTGAGAAACTGTTGCAGAGGGGTATGGGAATGTGGCCTCGAACATGAAGGAACCTTCAATACTAAGCAAACCCAAGACGTTTTGCAGCACCTTCGAATGAATAACATCAACCCAACGAACACGTTGAGGGTTATCTTTGATGACAAGCACTGTTTGACAAGCAAAGATAAAACAAAAT GTTTTGTCCATGTGGACAAGCCTGATGCACCCATCTGCTTGTCTTTTCTTGTTGGTACATGTAAGCTTGGAAAGAGATGCTCAAATCATCATTGCTCTTTGCCTTATCATTGGCAATACAAAGTTCCTAATGTTCAAGTATGGAACAGTTTTAGCGACAAGGATAATGTAACACTGGAAAGGCTCTACTGTGACGTAAATAACGCACGAATGGATTACAAACCTGTTAAGATCTTGGACTTTTCTTTAGCAGGAAG CTCAGTTGTCTCACTTGCCCAAGGGTACACAATCACTATTGACTTCGACGACATGGTGATTTTCCTAACACCTATTAATTCTCAAGGCACCCGCATCGTAAGCGAATTGAGACGCCTATCCACGGTAGACGGCTCTGTTTCCCCATGCAGTGAAAAGTCAATAAACTGGACTTGGTACTGGGAGGAGAACGGCATAGTTTGGCGCGCATACGACAAGGATTTTTCG GAAAGAGATCTCCAGAAGTTGATGGAACAGGCCTACCTGGACTATTTGAAACAAGGACCTGAAAGAGAAAGTATCCGATATTTCCGATTTGCTATTGCAGAGCGCAAGTACGACTTGTTCTTTTCTCGAACTGGAATGTATCAGTTCAGTTTAAAATCTGGTACAAAGAGACGAGTAAGGAGAAGACCAGGTAAAGTCATATCCAATGAAGACATGGAGGATTTGAAGTG GTGGTACGGAGACTCATCTTTCCAGGAGGAAGTGCTTAGACTACTTCGAGCGGAAAAGAAGTATTTTCCCAGCCATTGGTCCTCAATGCCACCGAATTCAGAATATTATCGTGCTAACGTAGATCGGTCCTCGGAGGAATTTAGAGATTTGGAAAAGCTGTTTGGAATATCTATGAACCACTACACGGTGCGCATAGAGAACATCGACCGCGTTCAGAATCTCTTTATGATGGAAAAATACTGCAG GAAAAAGGAAAGCATGGCAGCAATTGCAGCACGCAGCCAGCAAACGGTCGACGAGAGGAGGTTGTTTCACGGTACTGTGCCAGATGCGGTGGAGGCCATCTGCAAACACAACTTTGACTGGCGTTTACACGAAAGGAACACAAGTGTGTTTGGCGAAGGGAGTTATTTTGCAAGGGATGCCTCCAACAGTCACACCTTTGCAAAGGAAGACGCCTCTGGGTTTCGCCATGTGTTTGTAGCCAAAGTCCTAGTTGGCTCATACACTAAGGGTCACTCGAGTTATCGAAGACCACCACCGAAGATTCCTTATGATCTTCGAAGCGATCTTTACGATTCATGTGTGGATAATCAATCAAATCCATCAGTTTTTGTTGTATTTGACACCGATCAAGTTTACCCTGAGTACATCATCACTTATTCTACCATCTCTCGATCTGATTCTGCCGATAGCCACCACTATAGCTTACCCCAAAGAAGTGTAACCCCGCAATTGACCTCACCGAAAACAGATGACCTTGTGGTACCCCTGCAATCAGACCCATCAAGCTCTCATGGACAGGTCTTACACCAAGCAAGTACATCATTGACACGAGAAATAGTGCAGACGCTAAGCTCTCAAACACTGGCTTCAACAAACGGTCCTACCTCTACACATTCAACGACTACCACTGCTTCCAGTCAAGAAGAACCATCGTTGCCTAATAGTCCATCTGCAACTGGAAGCACTTCTAATTCCACATCCGTGCTATCGACTTTGAGGAACCAGTTATCTAGAAGGTTTCCCTCCTTGGAACAGAGGAATGATGATAGGTGCTTGATATCTTGA